From a region of the Penaeus vannamei isolate JL-2024 chromosome 2, ASM4276789v1, whole genome shotgun sequence genome:
- the v gene encoding tryptophan 2,3-dioxygenase produces MSCPYARENGVDTAQQGKNLLDFGGITYTSYLQLHKILNAQTMMSTEDGTPVHDEHLFIIIHQAYELWFKQIIYEIDSVREIFSQEEVDEHKMLEIVKRMQRVTLILKLCVDQFLILETMTPLDFIEFRNYLSPASGFQSYQFRLLENKVGLRGDLRVRYNQENYMKVFGDEPEVCKNIMKSEEEPSLQNLVSRWLERTPGLEEKGFNFWNKYKMAVDSILTQEYREAETEECETLRSHLIDQNKKRRELFDSIFDSRIHNALMARGERRLTHRAMQGALMISLYREESRFNQPHQLLQLLMDVDSLMTKWRYSHVMLVQRMIGSQQIGTGGSSGYQYLRSTLSDRYKVFIDLFNLSTFLLPRNCIPPLTRQMKNRLSIMEEEQKEEESKVTSSALHSTAKAPIPPSDSPCPRENGEEKASSDSDLEKSLENSMERSCEASM; encoded by the exons ggTGGACACAGCCCAGCAGGGGAAGAACCTCTTGGATTTCGGTGGGATTACTTACACGTCTTACCTCCAACTTCACAAAATCCTCAATGCTCAGACCATGATGTCGACGGAGGATGGGACACCCGTTCACGATGAgcacctcttcatcatcattcatcaag CATACGAGCTCTGGTTCAAACAAATCATCTACGAGATCGACTCAGTCAGGGAGATCTTCAGTCAAGAGGAGGTCGACGAACACAAGATGTTGGAGATTGTCAAGAGGATGCAGCGAGTCACCTTGATCCTGAAG CTGTGTGTCGACCAGTTCCTCATCCTGGAGACTATGACGCCTCTCGACTTCATTGAATTCCGTAACTACTTGTCCCCGGCTTCAGGCTTCCAGAGTTATCAGTTCAGATTGCTCGAGAACAAGGTTGGACTTCGAGGG GATCTCCGCGTAAGATACAACCAAGAGAACTACATGAAGGTGTTTGGAGACGAGCCTGAAGTCTGCAAAAACATCATGAAGTCCGAGGAGGAACCTTCCCTTCAGAACCTCGTCAGTCGCTGGTTGGAGCGCACACCGGGGCTCGAGGAAAAGGGCTTCAACTTCTGGAACAAATATAAAATGGCCGTCGATAGCATTTTGACGCAGGAGTACCGGGAGGCTGAG ACCGAAGAATGCGAGACCTTACGGAGCCACCTCATCGACCAAAACAAAAAGAGGCGAGAGCTCTTCGACAGCATCTTCGACTCGAGGATCCACAACGCACTCATGGCCCGCGGAGAGCGACGTCTCACGCACCGGGCCATGCAGGGAGCTCTCATGATTTCCTTGTACAGGGAGGAATCGCGCTTCAACCAGCCTCACCAGCTCCTCCAGCTCCTCATGGATGTTGATTCGCTCATGACCAAGTGGCGAT ACAGCCACGTGATGTTGGTACAGAGGATGATTGGGTCACAGCAGATCGGCACAGGTGGTTCGTCAGGCTACCAGTACTTGCGCTCCACCCTTAG TGATCGTTACAAGGTGTTCATCGATCTGTTCAACCTGAGCACCTTCTTGCTGCCAAGAAACTGCATCCCGCCCTTAACACGCCAGATGAAGAACCGCCTCAGCATcatggaggaggaacagaaggaggaggagagcaaagtCACTTCTTCAGCGTTGCACTCGACTGCGAAAGCCCCCATTCCTCCTTCGGACTCCCCGTGTCCTCgagagaacggagaggaaaaGGCGTCATCAGACAGTGACTTAGAAAAGAGTTTGGAAAATAGTATGGAAAGGTCCTGTGAAGCTTCGATGTAG